One Eurosta solidaginis isolate ZX-2024a chromosome 1, ASM4086904v1, whole genome shotgun sequence genomic window, GGAAGCATAAGTTGCGCTGCACAACCAATATCAATCCTGAATGAGTTCCTGCTGCTTGACCGCATCGTAAGTTTTAAGCTTGCTCTCACTGAGCAGGGGTGAGGACGAATTGGAGTAATGATCAGCTGTCCGTTTCATGAGCAGGTTCTCGACGGCAAACTTTTGTTAGGTCATTGCGTGCACTTTCCTCGCCGCACAGAGCCGTTTACATATTTTGACTGCCACAAGGTAGTGGTTCAGGGCGACACTTGGGGCTCACAGTCGGGAGCGATAGTACTTGGCGAAGTCTCTTTCCCTATACGAAACAAACATCGCGGCTCCGAATTGTTTTTCCTCCTCATGGCCACTGCGGTAGTCCTCAAAACATAAATGATTGTTACCTAGTTTGTTCATTGGTAGGGGTTTTTACATGGCGGGTCCTAAGTCCAGCGCAATCGGGATTTGAATTTGACTCATCTGTTACGATGTGCATGCCTTACAGCGGGTATAATCCAAGACCCCTAACGGAATCGGCCTGGTTAAACAACCAAAATTGATATGTCTGCTGGCGAACTTGGACAAAATCGAATGCTTGCTGTCATCAAAGAAAAACTCGATTCACTTGAGTATTTTCAGATTTATGGGCAACCTTTATGAGCAAAATAATGTCAGCACAGACATTAAAATGACAATTAGACTTGCCAAAAAGTGATGTTTTGGATGTTGGATTGATTGGGAACTAAGTCCCATCTTTACGAACAAAGAATACAGAGATGAAGATTTATTAGTGAATAAGAATTCAGCGGCTAAGAGGGTTAGGCCTTGTTATCCAAACGAAAACAGATGCGAGGAAGGGTTTAGTTTAGAGAATTGTGTCTCTCATGAGCACTTTAGTGGTAAAAATTGGCTTTGTCTTGGCAAAACCCTTCAAGTGCATTTTTTCCATGAAAAGATTCTTAGCAAAAATTCATCCACATTgaagatgccgctcggagtcggcatataacATACATTTAGGTCcgctaattaataataaaaactaaaagcgGCATATCATGAATTTAAAGAGAAGCTCAGCTCTAATCTCCCCCATTTAAAAAACAGAATACTTGTATCCATACCAAAATATCAATGCTTGTATTAAAGATCCTTTAACCTTGACTTTGGCTTTTCAAATAAGCCAGCAAagtaaactattttgttcatTCAAAATCTACTTATTCACTCAATTGTTCGGTAATTTGTATGCAACTCCTGACTTCACTGTTATGAGCAGCTGACAGGATAAAGCAGCGATATATAAATAATTTCCATAATTCACGAACATTTCACGTACAATGTTGACAACAATATCCGTAATAAATTCCAAACTTGTATTATCAAAATcgcgcacatatgtacatatatatatacagtgaAACCAAAGAAATGTTTATTCATATTTAGTACATTAAACTAACAAACAAACACTAAAATTCAAAAGACTCATAAATGTTCTTTTAGcgtttaaaataaacaaaattccatAGAAGTGCCAACTAACTTCTattctaaaaatttttcatttgcagCGGCCTTGTGAATGTCAACGACAGCGGAAACGTTGCTACTGCTTTCGTCCACATCGCAACGAAAACTGGTTATTTTCACGTTACTCAACCGGCTGGAAATGTGGCTTGCACGCCGATTGGACTGAGTTGACAAGTTGCGTCGATATCGAGCTGGATAAAAACGAGGGTGAGACTGCAAAGCGAAGATATTTCTATATAACCTTACTACGTGAACCCATTTCACGATACATGTCCGAGTATCGCCATGTGCGACGTGGTGCTACGTGGAAAGGTTCACGCCATTGGTGTCTTGGTCGGCAAGCGACAGCGGCCGAGCTGCCACCATGTTATTCAGGCAAAGATTGGTTGGATGTAGATTTGAATGAATTCGCTGCATGCGAATCGAATTTAGCGGCCAATCGACAGACGCGCATGTTGGCCGATCTAGCGTTAGTAGGTTGCTATAATAAGACTGCTATGCCGGCGCACGAACGCGATCGTGTGATGTTGGCGAGCGCTAAGCGGAATTTAGCTGCGATGGCGTACTTTGGACTCACTGAGTATCAGAAGGTATCATCAGCTCTacaccattttttgtatcatgttaataatatattttttcgcagATGTCGCAGTATATCTTTGAGGAGACATTTAATCTCCGCTTTGCGATACCATTCGAGCAACATAATACAACAATATCTGCCACAGCGGTTAATAATTTACGTCCGGATCAAAAAAAACGTATCGAGGAGCTGAATAGCTTGGATATCGAACTATATGCCTTTGCAAAGAATTTACTATTCCAAAGGTATGGCTCGCCGAAGTAAGCTCCTTAAATTAATATTTTGCATTTTCCTATCAATTTCTCACTTCTTTAAAATTGGATCTCATAATTCTACAGTTTAGTCTTACTTTGAACCATTTGGCATCATCATACTTAATAGGTTCGTACTACTTGTGGTGTAGATCTGTTATGTTAGACCGGTCTGTAACTTCTTCGATGTTGGTGATGCTTATTAAAACAAGCGGCCTGTTAGTTCAGGTGCTTAAAGAAAAATTAGAATATTAAAGGCGCTTTCTAAAACGATTTGACTTTTTAAAAGTCGGAATATGTGTTATACCATTACCATACTATGtgcaccttttccagtttaagttcagaaatttacaactcaagttcagaaaattgcaattcaagttcagaaaattacaattcaagtttagaatttccaattcaaattcagaaatttacaattcaagttcagaaatttacaattcaagttcagtttccaaatcaagttcagaaaattacaattcaagttcagaaatttcaatttaaatgcagaaaattacaattaaagttcggAAAATTGCATTTtaagctcagaaaattacaattcaaattcagaaaattataggtagggtgttatttttcaaaagttattcaaatTCCTACCACGTAATGTAATACTTATATGTTttttgcggaagtgttgatgcttcgttgacaatggAGGATAACTCTTTGCAACAAGTGTAAGCGgacgctccggccatgaaagtacttcagtcgacaccgcagtttggaagcattGGAAGGGAGAGACGATCACAGAGTTGCGAGAGGCAGGGGGAGGAAAACGATCTGTGCACACAATACTTATACGTTACTTGCGGGATTGTGGCCGCTCCACAgtggccaaaaataaaaaattcaaagtgAAGAGTTTGTCatcaaatgtgtcgttagtatctcttattagaacagccttttataaggtatatttgtttttgttttattcgcactgtactctttaagaatagcttcaaaaatgaggttatggtattagttggtttttgcagtttgagtaagttaaaaataaagtgcaagtttaaactatttaaaaataaatataatatcattggtggccaccgtggtgtgatggtagcgtgctccgcctatcacaccgtatgccctgggttcaactcccgggcaaagcaacatcaaaattttagaaataagatttttcaattagaagaaaatttttctaagcggggtcgcccctcggcagtgtctggcaagcgctccgattgtatttctgccatgaaaagctctcagtgaaaactcatctgccttgcagatgccgttcggagtcggcataaaacatgtaggtctcgtccggccaatttgtagggaaaaatcaag contains:
- the Hs6st gene encoding heparan-sulfate 6-O-sulfotransferase 1 isoform X3; this encodes MPVDMQKNVSVQVDSDFALLLPSGVYEIKKMEPRSKIRTIILFCLFLAIAGIIGFGYFCQDQVCALSKRGMMLQPDILAYNEAIMPPPGAAGSGLANNAFSGHQYKHHQTGSSSSSGSALALASTSANNAKSIQQNVILANAGLSYEDVLNDDFQFDMDGHDVMVFLHIQKTGGTSFGRHLVRDLDLKRPCECQRQRKRCYCFRPHRNENWLFSRYSTGWKCGLHADWTELTSCVDIELDKNEGETAKRRYFYITLLREPISRYMSEYRHVRRGATWKGSRHWCLGRQATAAELPPCYSGKDWLDVDLNEFAACESNLAANRQTRMLADLALVGCYNKTAMPAHERDRVMLASAKRNLAAMAYFGLTEYQKMSQYIFEETFNLRFAIPFEQHNTTISATAVNNLRPDQKKRIEELNSLDIELYAFAKNLLFQRYGSPKFEHLKAKDTDFEKRFANLGNIYYKQGVTEFNWDSNIDEALSSDH
- the Hs6st gene encoding heparan-sulfate 6-O-sulfotransferase 2 isoform X2, whose amino-acid sequence is MSAYLSHDRPTSVQDRLCKAVREAHSKGFPIIIEADANAHHTAWGSTDINSMFTTKITLSKENLQLLTVCALSKRGMMLQPDILAYNEAIMPPPGAAGSGLANNAFSGHQYKHHQTGSSSSSGSALALASTSANNAKSIQQNVILANAGLSYEDVLNDDFQFDMDGHDVMVFLHIQKTGGTSFGRHLVRDLDLKRPCECQRQRKRCYCFRPHRNENWLFSRYSTGWKCGLHADWTELTSCVDIELDKNEGETAKRRYFYITLLREPISRYMSEYRHVRRGATWKGSRHWCLGRQATAAELPPCYSGKDWLDVDLNEFAACESNLAANRQTRMLADLALVGCYNKTAMPAHERDRVMLASAKRNLAAMAYFGLTEYQKMSQYIFEETFNLRFAIPFEQHNTTISATAVNNLRPDQKKRIEELNSLDIELYAFAKNLLFQRFEHLKAKDTDFEKRFANLGNIYYKQGVTEFNWDSNIDEALSSDH
- the Hs6st gene encoding heparan-sulfate 6-O-sulfotransferase 1 isoform X1; the encoded protein is MSAYLSHDRPTSVQDRLCKAVREAHSKGFPIIIEADANAHHTAWGSTDINSMFTTKITLSKENLQLLTVCALSKRGMMLQPDILAYNEAIMPPPGAAGSGLANNAFSGHQYKHHQTGSSSSSGSALALASTSANNAKSIQQNVILANAGLSYEDVLNDDFQFDMDGHDVMVFLHIQKTGGTSFGRHLVRDLDLKRPCECQRQRKRCYCFRPHRNENWLFSRYSTGWKCGLHADWTELTSCVDIELDKNEGETAKRRYFYITLLREPISRYMSEYRHVRRGATWKGSRHWCLGRQATAAELPPCYSGKDWLDVDLNEFAACESNLAANRQTRMLADLALVGCYNKTAMPAHERDRVMLASAKRNLAAMAYFGLTEYQKMSQYIFEETFNLRFAIPFEQHNTTISATAVNNLRPDQKKRIEELNSLDIELYAFAKNLLFQRYGSPKFEHLKAKDTDFEKRFANLGNIYYKQGVTEFNWDSNIDEALSSDH
- the Hs6st gene encoding heparan-sulfate 6-O-sulfotransferase 2 isoform X4, giving the protein MPVDMQKNVSVQVDSDFALLLPSGVYEIKKMEPRSKIRTIILFCLFLAIAGIIGFGYFCQDQVCALSKRGMMLQPDILAYNEAIMPPPGAAGSGLANNAFSGHQYKHHQTGSSSSSGSALALASTSANNAKSIQQNVILANAGLSYEDVLNDDFQFDMDGHDVMVFLHIQKTGGTSFGRHLVRDLDLKRPCECQRQRKRCYCFRPHRNENWLFSRYSTGWKCGLHADWTELTSCVDIELDKNEGETAKRRYFYITLLREPISRYMSEYRHVRRGATWKGSRHWCLGRQATAAELPPCYSGKDWLDVDLNEFAACESNLAANRQTRMLADLALVGCYNKTAMPAHERDRVMLASAKRNLAAMAYFGLTEYQKMSQYIFEETFNLRFAIPFEQHNTTISATAVNNLRPDQKKRIEELNSLDIELYAFAKNLLFQRFEHLKAKDTDFEKRFANLGNIYYKQGVTEFNWDSNIDEALSSDH